TACCTCTGCCTTGTTTTTCCGCATCTTTGAGCATCTGGGCAAGAATGGTGTGAGCATCACGGGGAAGAAAGCAGGAGTCACTTACCCAGCACTCACCAGGATTTATTCTACCATAATGGCGTTGAATGCGGTTTCGTAATTCCAGGTAGCCGCGAGAATAGAATTGACGCGCACGCTGGGTTGGTCTTTCGTCTAATGCTGATGTTCCCTGAGAAGAAATTTGTCCCCCCAACCAGTCGGTAATTTCTGTCAGACAAACCGTTCTTCCTGCGAGTAACCCCTCATAAGCCGTAGCGACGCCAGAAAGTCCACCACCGACAACTAAAATCTCACAGCTGATGGTTTTATCTGGGGTTCTGGGTGGTGTAGCTAGCGCTAAATCAGGTACAAGCAAGATAGATATTAAACTCAGACTAATCAGGGATTTCTGGTTATGAGCTACTGTGTGTCTACACTGCATAGTGGAAAAATACCTACAATTTCTAGTTATGTTGTAGACGGTAGCATTTGCAAATCAATAGTCTCAAGTTTTTGTCAGAGGACTTACGCAAAAAACCTCTCAAACCCTGATTAATCTGTGTACTGTCACTGGGATTGCCAGACTTCGGGAAGGCTCCGCCTACGTCGTTCCTGTTAAAATTTGTATTGGCGATCGCGTACCCACATAGTTACAGGTATAGCATTACCCTGGGCGTTGACTTTCACTTCTACTACTATTGGTTGCTGTTCTCCTCGTTTGATTGGTCTAGCGTTAGAAATATCGTTATTAATATCGTTCCGTTGATCTTCTGGAATATAGTAAGTTTCTAAGCCGTAATCTATGGGATTATAACCACGGTACCAACCTTTCAAACTAATCTGATTTGCGCTTAGGTTCGTGGGGGTTTGTCCACTGACTCCCACTGGTTTCCAAGCTGTAGGTGTTTTAGCAGAAGATTTCTGCTGTTGGAGAATGACATACAAGCTGGTTCCTTGCGCCAAAGAC
The Gloeotrichia echinulata CP02 DNA segment above includes these coding regions:
- a CDS encoding GDYXXLXY domain-containing protein, whose product is METNQLLGLQTESSIKPIAWWRFVVPLVIQAGLILAVPAQSIYTLVTGKTLILQTVPVDPYDLLRGYSVTLNYEISDIDKLRELPGWNELVKQHPGGKEYNSTTNKQYQSLAQGTSLYVILQQQKSSAKTPTAWKPVGVSGQTPTNLSANQISLKGWYRGYNPIDYGLETYYIPEDQRNDINNDISNARPIKRGEQQPIVVEVKVNAQGNAIPVTMWVRDRQYKF